In Pyrus communis chromosome 8, drPyrComm1.1, whole genome shotgun sequence, one genomic interval encodes:
- the LOC137742234 gene encoding COP9 signalosome complex subunit 6a yields the protein MAESSSSGLTFKLHPLVIVNISDHYSRVKSQMHPPITNTPTPPPNNGAEGAVEAAAASSSSSSSTASASSPRVFGCVIGVQRGRTVEIFNSFELLYDPETHSLDRAFLEKKQELYKKVFPHFYILGWYSTGTDAQESDMNIHKALMDINESPVYVLLNPLINAAQKDLPITIYESEMHVIDGIPQLIFVSSSYTIETVEAERISVDHVAHLKPSDGGSAATQLAAHLTGIHSAIKMLNSRIRVLHHYLLAMQKGDIPCENSLLRQVSSLLRRLPAIESGKFQDDFLMEYNDTLLITYLAVLTNCSSTTNELVDKFNTAYDRHSRRGGRTAYF from the exons ATGGCGGAATCCTCCAGCAGCGGGCTGACGTTCAAGCTCCATCCACTGGTGATCGTCAACATCTCCGATCACTACTCTAGGGTTAAGTCCCAGATGCACCCGCCGATCACCAATACTCCAACACCACCGCCCAACAACGGCGCCGAAGGAGCAGTAGAAGCAGCAGCagcctcctcttcttcctcctcctccaccgccTCCGCCTCGTCTCCGCGCGTCTTCGGCTGCGTTATCGGGGTTCAGAGAGGCCGCACGGTCGAGATCTTCAACAGCTTCGAGCTCCTCTACGATCCCGAGACTCACTCCCTCGACCGTGCCTTCCTCGAGAAGAAGCAAGAGCTCT ATAAGAAGGTATTTCCACACTTTTACATACTAGGGTGGTACTCAACTGGAACAGATGCTCAGGAATCTGACATGAACATCCACAAagct TTGATGGATATCAATGAAAGCCCTGTTTATGTTCTTCTCAACCCCTTGATCAATGCTGCTCAAAAGGATCTCCCAATCACTATTTACGAAAGCG AGATGCATGTCATTGACGGGATTCCACAGCTAATCTTCGTCAGTTCAAGCTATACTATTGAG ACTGTGGAAGCTGAGCGCATTTCAGTTGACCATGTTGCCCATCTTAAACCATCTGATGGAGGTTCAGCAGCAACTCAAT TGGCTGCTCATCTTACCGGAATTCACAGTGCCATCAAGATGCTAAATAGCAGAATTAGAGTGCTTCATCACTATCTTCTTGCTATGCAGAAAG GTGATATACCTTGTGAAAATTCACTTTTAAGACAAGTATCAAGTCTTCTGAGAAGGTTGCCTGCCATAGAATCGGGGaaatttcaagatgattttTTGATG gAATACAATGACACTTTGTTGATTACATATTTGGCTGTGCTGACCAACTGCTCAAG TACAACAAATGAGCTGGTCGACAAGTTCAACACCGCATATGATAGGCACAGTCGAAGAGGTGGACGGACTGCTTATTTCTGA
- the LOC137743497 gene encoding F-box protein At-B — protein MGLERLHRCLLIKEILLKLNIESLSSLACVSKAMNFSVSQALPFVSSLDLSAFYPDAQTLSGIVGGCTGLISLTINCLRLENSAIRNVLGPRIQELNLLSCSMLSYQVFASIGQACPNLRVLMLELVDSDKELKFYLDCMLNGCLCLESLSLKIRGRDFDSTAFQSIDFVLPSTLKSMKLQSVLEHDAIRLIDQSRVGAGRNNVQRAHISFPISPLSSGLTLQRLSLVLDVISDQLIIAIARSLSHLVELDLEDRPHMEPLPNLDLTNTGLQYVASCHHLIGLSLVRRRQNYQISFKRVTDVGMFLLSEGCKRLQSVRLCGFSKVSDAGYTSILQSCLNLKKFEARNAFQLSDLAFLNVNEFPCSLVEVKLLSCSFITSEAVKQLTCSSALEVLDLRGCKSIADSCLSSISCLRSLTTLNLTGADITDYGLSVLGQGTPPITHLCLRYCTRVTDEGVSLLFDGGGTIGKTLSSLDLGYIPKISDKAVLTIAMVGTEITELCLRYCLSVTDSSLEVLATRKRFRDECKPLRRLDLTSCSGLSIDSLVLLKRPSFAGLHWLGIGNTYLSSKGYGALSDICNQKPWLKICLECCEMGCYDGWQFH, from the exons atGGGTTTGGAGAGACTGCACAGATGCCTATTAATAAAGGAGATTCTTCTCAAGCTGAACATCGAATCTCTTTCCTCGCTTGCTTGCGTCAGCAAAGCCATGAACTTCTCAGTCTCTCAGGCCCTTCCCTTTGTCTCCTCTCTCGATCTCTCC GCATTTTATCCGGATGCACAGACTTTGAGTGGCATTGTTGGTGGCTGCACAGGCCTCATCAGCCTCACCATTAACTGCCTCCGCCTCGAAAATTCGGCAATCAGAAATGTTCTGGGGCCACGTATCCAAGAACTGAATTTGTTGAGCTGCTCTATGCTGTCCTATCAAGTCTTTGCTTCCATTGGACAGGCCTGCCCTAATCTGAG GGTGCTTATGCTAGAATTGGTAGACTCGGATAAAGAACTTAAGTTTTACCTGGACTGCATGCTTAATGGATGCTTGTGCTTGGAGTCTTTATCTCTTAAGATTCGAGGGAGAGATTTCGATTCAACTGCTTTTCAGTCCATTGATTTCGTCCTACCTAGTACTCTTAAAAGCATGAAGTTGCAGTCGGTGCTTGAGCATGATGCGATTCGTCTAATTGATCAAAGTAGAGTTGGTGCTGGCAGGAATAATGTGCAAAGAGCTCATATCAGCTTTCCCATCTCTCCATTGTCATCTGGATTGACATTGCAGCGCTTGTCCCTCGTCTTGGATGTTATATCTGATCAGCTAATCATTGCCATTGCCCGCAGTCTTTCCCATTTGGTAGAGCTAGATCTTGAAGACAGACCACATATGGAACCACTTCCGAACCTCGACTTGACAAACACCGGGCTTCAATACGTGGCATCTTGTCATCATTTGATTGGATTGTCTCTTGTACGAAGGAGACAAAACTACCAAATTTCGTTCAAAAGAGTAACTGATGTGGGCATGTTTCTTCTTTCTGAGGGCTGCAAACGTCTACAGTCAGTGAGACTCTGTGGGTTCTCCAAAGTCAGTGACGCAGGCTATACATCGATCTTACAATCATGTCTGAACTTGAAGAAATTTGAAGCTCGAAATGCCTTCCAATTGTCAGACTTGGCCTTTCTTAATGTTAATGAGTTCCCATGTTCCCTTGTTGAGGTAAAATTGCTGTCGTGTAGTTTTATAACCAGTGAAGCTGTGAAGCAGCTGACCTGTTCCAGCGCCTTGGAGGTGCTTGACCTCCGTGGCTGTAAGAGCATAGCAGATTCCTGCCTCAGTTCCATCTCATGTCTGCGTAGCTTAACCACGCTGAATCTCACAGGAGCTGATATCACTGATTACGGCTTGTCTGTTCTTGGCCAGGGGACTCCACCCATTACTCATTTGTGTCTCAGATACTGTACGAGGGTGACCGACGAAGGAGTTTCTCTTTTATTCGATGGTGGAGGCACAATTGGCAAAACTTTGTCGTCCCTGGATTTAGGATATATCCCGAAGATATCAGATAAAGCCGTTCTTACAATTGCCATGGTCGGTACAGAGATTACAGAGTTGTGTTTAAGATATTGCCTCTCTGTGACTGATTCTTCCCTGGAAGTTTTGGCTACAAGGAAAAGGTTCCGGGACGAATGCAAACCACTTCGGAGGCTGGACCTTACAAGTTGCAGTGGTTTGTCTATTGATTCATTGGTGTTGCTGAAGAGGCCTTCCTTCGCCGGACTACACTGGCTTGGTATTGGGAATACTTATCTGTCTAGCAAAGGATACGGAGCTCTGAGTGATATTTGTAACCAAAAGCCATGGCTGAAGATATGTCTGGAATGCTGTGAAATGGGATGTTATGATGGATGGCAATTCCATTGA
- the LOC137742447 gene encoding putative 4-hydroxy-4-methyl-2-oxoglutarate aldolase 3, which translates to MATLATAEICDTNTTLVGSGGLRVLPPIFQVYGQSRAFSGPITTLKVFEDNVLVRQLLETKGEGRVLVIDGGGSMRCALVGGNLGQLAQNMGWAGIVVNGCIRDVDEINECDIGVRALASHPMKSNKKGVGEKHVPINIAGTLIREGEWLYADNDGVLISTSELSV; encoded by the coding sequence ATGGCCACCTTAGCAACTGCTGAAATTTGTGATACGAATACAACTCTTGTGGGAAGCGGAGGTTTGCGTGTGCTGCCACCAATTTTCCAGGTATACGGACAATCCCGAGCATTCTCAGGCCCCATTACGACACTCAAGGTGTTCGAGGACAATGTCTTGGTCAGACAGCTTCTCGAAACCAAAGGCGAGGGAAGAGTTTTGGTCATTGACGGAGGAGGAAGCATGAGATGTGCTTTGGTTGGAGGGAACTTGGGACAGTTGGCCCAAAACATGGGATGGGCAGGTATTGTGGTGAATGGCTGCATTAGAGATGTAGATGAGATCAATGAGTGTGATATTGGGGTGAGGGCTTTGGCATCTCATCCGATGAAATCGAACAAAAAAGGTGTCGGAGAAAAGCATGTTCCGATCAACATTGCTGGAACCTTGATTCGTGAAGGCGAATGGTTGTATGCAGATAACGATGGCGTCCTTATTTCGACATCTGAATTGTCTGTTTGA